A region of Salinibacter sp. 10B DNA encodes the following proteins:
- a CDS encoding TonB-dependent receptor: MAIPDVFPSQGPVCLLSVSLLLLFAALPAQGQPATLTGTVVDARDEAPLVGTTVMLRDVSTAEVARGTTTDANGNFQITGLPPGKFVIEVRFIGYKERQIPLTLEAGESRDVQVELEIETESLETVVVSASRQQEKVLDAPASITVLQPEQIRREVTTSSVEALRSVPGVDMAQTGVDRREVALRGFNEAFSSGVHVLTDYRESSTPSLGVNTYSIMPSIPLDLSRVEVVRGPGSALYGPGVDNGVIHFFTKEPFQSPGTALSVAGGSRAFFNAQTRQAGILGDHVGYKVTAQFSRTNEWDLNPNHPQDAAEIARYRIYQDPNAPALVDRNHTTGDFDDDQQQEAQLRRKDLYFKYNLNGMMTYRFGDETDLTLSGGYSSLTSTLQSGIGTLQTDGFGTSYGQVRFEAGNFFAQAYLNQNHSTADTYVLGSGRATTDKGLLWTGQMQYNFGLDALNTQVVTGSDVNLTRPRTEGTVLGRNEGRDDINEYGGYLQTTTDLWAPLSLTLAGRADYNNVVKEVQLSPRAALVVNVGENHSLRTSYNQAFSSPGVNSLFLDVSAQRRSLGGNRELAFRGLGAADGFSFDNFRTQRTVRFFLPGAFGKPVSLSKYPVKPVYGATAQDFSSRLSGAGSLTEPLADLSSQAQQSYAQLLRAVADVTPASQLTSPPTQEAGVRLGIPNDSEMGYRAVEGPTDIEPLKQTTTETFEAGYRGTIADRIRLTLDGYYERKEDFVGPLRVESPLAYLAPQFISSDLQQKLANSPTVSQAFQQFLSVSDLSRQRALDLLTGTFAQTPSGVVQPDQPILPGSPPSNQVGALLTYRNFGEVEYWGLDASLEVDITETFTTFGTVSYVSDDFFSNEELDETNTSLNLALNAPSLKVKGGFDYGLPAGVSIGSTVHYVDGFPVRSGPYVGTVAPYTLLDVRLAYNIPTVPGLSLTVTGKNILNNRHREFVGAPPLGRMMMGRLTYELP, encoded by the coding sequence ATGGCTATTCCCGATGTCTTCCCCTCACAGGGACCCGTCTGCCTCCTCTCCGTCAGTCTTCTGTTGCTTTTCGCCGCTCTTCCGGCGCAGGGGCAACCTGCGACTCTCACCGGAACGGTGGTCGATGCTCGAGACGAGGCGCCCCTCGTGGGAACGACGGTCATGCTCCGAGATGTGAGTACGGCCGAGGTCGCGCGAGGAACCACAACAGATGCAAACGGAAATTTTCAGATCACCGGCCTCCCCCCGGGAAAGTTTGTAATTGAGGTCCGATTTATCGGCTACAAGGAGCGCCAGATCCCTCTCACCCTAGAGGCCGGCGAGTCCCGCGACGTGCAGGTAGAGCTGGAGATTGAGACCGAAAGTCTCGAAACGGTGGTGGTGTCAGCGTCGCGCCAGCAAGAGAAAGTGCTCGACGCCCCCGCCTCTATCACTGTTTTGCAGCCGGAGCAGATCCGCCGCGAGGTGACCACCTCGTCGGTTGAAGCCCTCCGGAGTGTCCCCGGGGTTGACATGGCCCAAACCGGAGTGGACCGGCGGGAGGTGGCCCTGCGCGGCTTCAATGAGGCCTTCTCCAGTGGTGTCCACGTGCTTACCGATTACCGAGAATCCTCAACTCCTTCCCTCGGCGTAAATACGTACAGCATCATGCCAAGCATTCCTCTGGACCTGAGCCGGGTGGAGGTGGTACGGGGACCTGGCTCGGCGCTTTACGGTCCCGGCGTCGATAACGGAGTGATCCATTTCTTTACGAAGGAGCCATTTCAGAGCCCGGGAACTGCACTCTCAGTCGCAGGTGGGTCGCGTGCCTTCTTTAACGCTCAGACACGCCAGGCTGGAATTCTTGGCGATCATGTGGGCTACAAGGTAACGGCGCAGTTTAGCCGCACCAACGAGTGGGACCTAAATCCCAATCACCCTCAGGATGCGGCCGAGATTGCACGCTACCGAATCTATCAGGACCCGAATGCCCCGGCCCTCGTGGACCGTAACCACACGACGGGGGACTTTGACGACGACCAACAACAGGAAGCCCAATTACGCCGCAAGGACTTGTATTTCAAATACAATCTGAACGGCATGATGACGTACCGCTTCGGGGACGAGACCGACCTCACCCTAAGCGGCGGGTACTCGTCCCTAACAAGCACGTTGCAGTCGGGCATTGGCACGCTGCAGACCGACGGGTTTGGCACCAGCTACGGCCAGGTTCGCTTTGAGGCCGGCAACTTCTTTGCACAGGCTTACCTGAACCAAAATCACTCGACGGCAGACACCTACGTTTTGGGCAGCGGTCGTGCCACAACCGACAAGGGGCTCCTGTGGACGGGACAAATGCAGTACAACTTTGGGCTCGACGCTCTCAACACACAGGTGGTTACCGGCTCCGACGTCAATCTCACGCGCCCCCGCACGGAGGGAACGGTCCTGGGCCGCAACGAAGGCCGCGACGACATCAATGAATACGGGGGATACCTGCAGACGACTACGGACCTGTGGGCCCCGCTTTCCCTTACCCTTGCGGGCCGGGCCGACTACAACAACGTCGTGAAGGAAGTGCAACTCTCCCCACGGGCAGCACTCGTCGTAAACGTGGGGGAAAACCACTCGCTCCGAACAAGCTACAATCAGGCCTTCTCCTCGCCTGGCGTCAACTCACTGTTTCTGGACGTATCCGCCCAACGGCGCAGTCTCGGCGGCAACCGAGAACTCGCGTTTCGGGGCCTCGGCGCCGCCGACGGCTTCAGCTTCGACAATTTCCGTACCCAGCGCACGGTCCGCTTTTTCTTGCCCGGTGCATTTGGAAAGCCGGTGTCTCTCTCGAAATATCCGGTGAAGCCGGTCTACGGAGCGACCGCGCAAGATTTTTCGTCCCGGCTCAGCGGAGCGGGATCACTGACGGAGCCGCTTGCCGACCTGTCTTCACAGGCCCAGCAATCCTACGCCCAGCTGCTTCGGGCCGTAGCCGACGTCACGCCAGCATCGCAACTCACATCGCCGCCCACGCAGGAAGCAGGCGTCCGACTCGGCATCCCTAACGACAGCGAAATGGGATATCGAGCCGTTGAGGGCCCGACCGACATTGAGCCCCTGAAGCAAACGACCACGGAAACTTTTGAGGCCGGATACCGAGGAACGATTGCTGATCGCATCCGCCTGACCCTCGACGGATACTACGAGCGAAAGGAAGATTTTGTGGGTCCCCTGCGGGTAGAGTCTCCCCTCGCCTACCTTGCCCCACAATTCATCTCGTCCGACCTTCAGCAAAAGCTTGCAAACTCCCCAACAGTATCTCAGGCCTTTCAGCAGTTCCTCTCCGTCTCCGATCTCTCTCGGCAGCGAGCGCTCGACCTTCTAACGGGGACCTTTGCCCAAACCCCTTCGGGCGTCGTGCAGCCCGACCAGCCGATTCTCCCCGGCTCGCCCCCCTCCAACCAGGTCGGCGCCCTCCTTACCTATCGCAACTTCGGTGAGGTAGAGTACTGGGGCCTCGACGCCTCCCTTGAGGTCGATATCACGGAAACGTTCACCACCTTTGGCACCGTCTCCTACGTGAGCGACGATTTCTTCAGCAATGAAGAGCTGGATGAGACCAACACCAGCCTCAACCTGGCCCTGAATGCCCCGTCGCTGAAGGTAAAGGGGGGATTCGACTATGGCCTGCCTGCTGGCGTCTCCATCGGAAGCACAGTGCATTATGTCGATGGATTCCCTGTACGGTCGGGACCGTATGTCGGCACGGTCGCCCCCTACACTCTTCTCGACGTCCGGCTCGCTTACAACATTCCCACGGTACCGGGGCTAAGCCTCACCGTTACGGGGAAGAACATCCTCAACAATCGACATCGGGAGTTTGTCGGGGCGCCGCCGTTGGGACGTATGATGATGGGACGCCTCACGTACGAGTTGCCGTAG
- a CDS encoding TonB-dependent receptor: protein MPVRGSVEWLIVGLLGTLLGLGPIPSFAQPSPVLTGTVVEAGSERPLMGAEVTLRAVESPNVLRETSTDRDGTFQLADPPRGQYVLEVQLLGYTEHRRPVLLEAGESKDVTVTLSPSGASYESIVLSATRRPERALEVPASISVLTPEVIRQEGASSPIEALRPTAGVHVAQTGIDRRTLSLRGFAPPFSGSPHIRVDDRPAEFPLLGAHAFGPMSIMPHDLSRIEVVRGPATPLYGPEAGGGLVQFFTRDPFRAPGTSLSVAGGSQSFVDVQFRQAGVIGGTVGYKFTGQFSRADEWMLDSTNSKDAAEVSRYRRYSPNEPIPSGRLTKDRQLRRDDLYRTFNTNGRLTYRFPDDTQLSLRGGFASLTSPLQTGIGTLQANDLSYTYTQLQLDAAAFSASVGLNRNLDLGEAYRLDAGETVLNEGTRWTGQAQYDSGELGLNTQLLGGVDFDVTRPTTDASPFPQETVGRYGTYLQTTTEVAPPLTLTLGSRVDYNDLAKNTSFTPRATLVYDLASQHSLRAGYTRSVSHPGTDPLFVTGRFDVNPDASLTTQTIEFGYKGTFADRIRVHLDGYYEWKQNVLTPSRNGENRSYDIVERIHYSGLDASISVSPTETVSAFANVSLVTDDRFSGANDATPPVALNAPSSSIKGGIDYGWAAGFSVGVTAQYVDPFPVRWGPYVGNVDAYSLLDVRASYRLAPVPGLRIDVTAKNALDSDHREFVGAPAVGRQIIVRLTYELP, encoded by the coding sequence GTGCCTGTTCGTGGCTCTGTTGAATGGCTGATTGTGGGACTTCTCGGGACGCTGCTCGGCCTCGGGCCCATCCCCAGCTTCGCCCAACCGTCTCCTGTCCTCACGGGCACCGTCGTCGAGGCTGGCAGCGAACGTCCCCTTATGGGAGCGGAGGTGACCCTTCGCGCCGTCGAGTCCCCGAACGTTCTTCGGGAGACATCGACAGACCGGGACGGCACGTTCCAACTCGCCGATCCGCCCCGCGGCCAATATGTTCTGGAGGTGCAGCTGCTCGGCTATACAGAACACCGGCGCCCCGTACTGCTGGAAGCGGGCGAGTCGAAGGACGTGACGGTTACGCTGTCCCCAAGCGGCGCAAGCTACGAGTCCATCGTGCTGTCGGCGACGCGGCGGCCGGAACGAGCGTTGGAGGTGCCTGCCTCTATTTCAGTCCTCACGCCGGAGGTCATCCGACAGGAAGGTGCATCTTCCCCCATCGAGGCCCTGCGCCCGACAGCCGGGGTGCATGTTGCCCAAACAGGGATTGACCGACGCACGCTATCCCTCCGTGGCTTCGCCCCTCCCTTTTCCGGCTCTCCCCATATCCGCGTGGACGACCGTCCGGCGGAGTTTCCGCTCCTCGGCGCTCACGCGTTCGGCCCCATGTCGATCATGCCACACGACCTGAGTCGGATTGAGGTGGTGCGCGGCCCCGCCACGCCCCTCTACGGCCCGGAAGCAGGCGGCGGCCTCGTCCAGTTTTTTACTCGCGACCCGTTCCGAGCGCCGGGCACCTCGCTTTCGGTAGCCGGAGGCTCGCAGTCGTTCGTCGACGTTCAGTTCCGACAGGCCGGTGTGATCGGCGGCACGGTGGGCTACAAGTTTACGGGCCAGTTCAGCCGAGCGGACGAGTGGATGCTTGACTCCACCAACTCGAAAGATGCAGCGGAAGTGAGTCGCTACCGAAGGTACAGCCCGAACGAGCCGATTCCATCAGGTCGTCTCACGAAGGACCGCCAGCTCCGACGTGACGATCTCTACCGCACTTTTAACACAAACGGCCGGCTCACCTACCGCTTTCCGGACGACACGCAGCTCTCGCTTCGGGGCGGCTTTGCGTCCCTTACCAGTCCGCTACAGACTGGCATCGGCACTCTCCAGGCGAACGATCTCAGCTATACCTACACGCAGTTGCAGCTCGACGCCGCTGCCTTTTCTGCAAGCGTGGGATTGAACCGAAATCTTGATCTCGGCGAGGCCTACCGCCTCGATGCCGGCGAGACGGTGCTCAACGAGGGGACACGGTGGACCGGACAGGCGCAATACGACAGCGGAGAACTGGGTCTCAACACGCAACTGCTCGGCGGTGTCGACTTCGATGTAACCCGTCCGACGACCGATGCCTCTCCTTTCCCGCAGGAGACGGTTGGCCGCTACGGCACCTATCTCCAGACCACCACCGAGGTGGCTCCTCCCCTGACGCTGACGCTCGGCAGCCGCGTCGACTACAACGACCTGGCAAAGAACACCTCATTCACTCCCCGCGCGACGCTCGTCTACGACCTGGCATCGCAACACTCCCTCCGCGCCGGGTACACCCGGTCAGTGTCACATCCGGGCACCGATCCCCTCTTCGTCACCGGGCGCTTCGACGTGAATCCCGACGCATCCCTGACGACCCAGACAATCGAGTTCGGATACAAGGGCACCTTTGCCGATCGGATCCGCGTGCACCTCGACGGCTACTACGAGTGGAAGCAGAACGTACTAACGCCGTCCCGCAACGGCGAGAATCGTTCGTACGACATCGTCGAACGGATCCACTACAGCGGGCTCGACGCCTCGATCTCGGTCTCCCCGACAGAAACAGTCTCTGCCTTTGCCAACGTTTCGCTCGTCACCGACGACCGGTTTTCCGGCGCGAATGACGCCACGCCGCCCGTGGCCCTGAACGCCCCCTCTTCCTCCATCAAGGGCGGCATCGACTACGGCTGGGCGGCCGGCTTCTCGGTGGGCGTCACGGCGCAGTACGTCGACCCGTTCCCCGTGCGGTGGGGACCGTACGTCGGGAACGTCGATGCCTATTCCCTGCTGGACGTGCGGGCGAGCTATCGTCTAGCGCCTGTGCCCGGCCTCCGAATCGACGTAACCGCGAAAAACGCGCTCGACAGCGACCATCGAGAGTTTGTGGGAGCCCCTGCAGTGGGTCGTCAGATCATCGTTCGCCTCACCTACGAGTTACCGTAG
- a CDS encoding membrane dipeptidase → MLRLVLYAISGFLVLAVVGYFTIAAPIADARFNKKPDAPSAPVSDRAQAVHDTTMVADLHNDLLLWPRDPLTRYDRGHTDVPRLRDGNVGLQVFAAVTQVPQGRSYAGTDASSLDQIPFLAAAQRWPPRTWTSRLDRALYQARKLHRALERDEQLTLIRTQADLNQTLDRRSETPEVLGTLLAVEGLHALEGDATNVDTLVEAGYCMMSLTHLFDNALGGSSTGLKTGGLTDFGEDVLGRLKNQNVILDLAHASEALIDDVLVRTEEPVVVSHTGVRGTCDSPRNLSDRHIKAIAKQGGLIGIGIWERAVCGDSPAATARAMRHVADLVGVEHVALGTDFDGTVSVPFDAAGLPYLTEALLDAGFSPNEIQKIMSGNVVRVLRETLPSEQ, encoded by the coding sequence ATGCTTCGTCTTGTGCTGTACGCCATCAGCGGATTCCTCGTCCTCGCCGTGGTTGGCTACTTCACCATTGCCGCTCCCATTGCGGACGCCCGATTCAACAAGAAGCCCGATGCCCCCTCCGCGCCCGTGTCCGACCGCGCTCAGGCCGTGCACGACACAACCATGGTGGCCGACCTGCACAACGACCTTCTCCTATGGCCCCGCGATCCGCTGACCCGATACGACCGCGGACATACGGACGTGCCTCGCCTCCGTGACGGCAACGTTGGCCTCCAGGTGTTTGCTGCCGTCACGCAGGTGCCTCAGGGCCGAAGCTACGCGGGCACCGATGCCTCGTCGCTCGACCAGATCCCATTTCTCGCGGCAGCACAGCGCTGGCCACCGCGCACCTGGACGAGCCGCCTGGACCGGGCCCTCTATCAGGCCCGGAAGCTCCACCGCGCCCTGGAACGGGACGAGCAGCTCACGCTCATTCGCACGCAGGCCGACCTCAATCAAACCCTGGACCGCCGGTCCGAAACCCCGGAGGTGCTCGGGACACTGCTCGCCGTGGAGGGGCTGCATGCACTAGAAGGCGACGCCACAAACGTGGATACCCTCGTGGAGGCCGGATACTGCATGATGAGCCTCACGCACCTGTTCGACAACGCTCTCGGCGGGTCGAGTACCGGTCTAAAAACGGGCGGCCTCACCGATTTTGGCGAAGACGTACTTGGCCGGCTGAAGAATCAGAACGTGATCCTCGACCTCGCCCACGCCTCTGAGGCCCTCATTGACGACGTTCTGGTTCGAACCGAGGAGCCGGTTGTGGTCTCGCACACCGGCGTGCGCGGCACCTGTGACAGCCCGCGCAACCTGAGCGACCGCCACATCAAGGCCATTGCCAAGCAAGGCGGTCTCATTGGTATCGGCATTTGGGAGCGAGCCGTCTGTGGTGACAGCCCGGCCGCCACCGCTCGGGCCATGCGCCACGTGGCCGACCTCGTGGGCGTAGAGCACGTGGCGCTCGGCACCGACTTCGACGGCACGGTCTCGGTCCCTTTCGATGCGGCGGGTCTGCCCTATCTCACTGAGGCTCTTTTAGACGCGGGCTTCTCCCCGAACGAGATTCAGAAGATCATGAGCGGAAATGTCGTCCGCGTCCTCCGAGAAACGCTTCCGTCTGAACAATAA
- a CDS encoding DUF5694 domain-containing protein, with product MFARTLWCSRLVLALLVAAVSVPTHAQQPEREGSPISATVSDSAATKVFVLGTPHLSGVADRFEPSMVDSLMAALDAFGPDAIAIEKISGRQAAAMERWGGPWDDVVERFAGTFLYYGHRVQEKTGWTWSEAHQRADSLLVVARSKDKLASRTRLTLIQSLTAAYRLPSAVLQWSYLAPDAREASTPIPDTVVTALNKRLDAANEVYSIARRLAHERGHSRLYPIDHQAEKDLAIPIFRPLMKAIGDSMRKAMNTHPVLRRADSLEKAGLKTGNLLPMYRYLNRDEVGRADASTQWESMLDVDLPNAMGRKWLALWETRNLHMVGHIRRVTVQHPGGRVLVIVGSSHKPFFDAYLRQMMGVRVIDGAEVLSAR from the coding sequence ATGTTCGCACGCACGCTGTGGTGCTCACGACTCGTCCTTGCGCTTCTGGTTGCTGCGGTTTCTGTCCCGACCCATGCCCAGCAGCCGGAGCGCGAGGGGAGTCCCATTTCGGCAACGGTTTCCGATAGCGCAGCCACAAAGGTCTTCGTGCTGGGGACGCCTCACTTGAGTGGGGTTGCCGACCGGTTTGAGCCGTCGATGGTTGATTCTCTGATGGCGGCGTTGGATGCGTTCGGTCCCGACGCTATTGCTATCGAGAAGATCTCCGGGCGGCAGGCGGCCGCAATGGAGCGGTGGGGCGGCCCCTGGGACGACGTCGTCGAGCGATTTGCCGGCACCTTTCTCTATTACGGGCACCGGGTGCAGGAAAAGACCGGCTGGACGTGGAGCGAGGCCCACCAGCGTGCCGACTCGCTTCTTGTCGTTGCTCGATCCAAGGACAAGCTAGCGTCCCGGACCCGTCTCACACTCATCCAAAGCCTCACGGCAGCCTATCGGCTTCCGAGCGCAGTGCTCCAGTGGTCCTATCTTGCACCGGACGCCCGAGAAGCATCCACGCCCATTCCCGACACCGTGGTCACGGCCCTCAATAAGCGCCTTGACGCCGCCAACGAAGTGTACTCGATTGCCCGGCGGCTAGCGCACGAGCGCGGGCACTCGCGCCTCTATCCCATCGATCATCAGGCGGAGAAAGATCTGGCGATTCCGATCTTTCGGCCGCTTATGAAAGCCATTGGCGATTCGATGCGGAAGGCGATGAACACCCATCCCGTTCTCCGTCGCGCCGACTCGCTGGAGAAGGCAGGCCTTAAAACGGGCAACCTTCTTCCGATGTACCGCTACCTGAATCGGGATGAGGTGGGGCGTGCCGATGCGAGCACCCAGTGGGAATCCATGCTAGACGTCGATTTGCCCAACGCCATGGGGCGAAAGTGGCTGGCATTGTGGGAGACGCGAAATCTCCACATGGTGGGGCACATCCGCCGGGTCACAGTACAGCACCCGGGAGGGCGTGTTCTTGTGATTGTGGGGAGCTCCCACAAGCCCTTTTTTGATGCCTACCTTCGACAGATGATGGGCGTACGGGTGATCGATGGAGCGGAGGTATTGTCCGCACGCTGA
- a CDS encoding SDR family oxidoreductase produces the protein MVVVVTGASQGIGQAIAEAFAKRDEAKVALVARTKSKLEAVATNCRAHGGDAMVLPTDVTDEDAVAEMADMVQAEWGTPNVLMNNAGLFTYAPLDELTLDGFREQLDVNLTGTFAVTEAFLPDMRSRGEGHLFYMGSVASVQAYPGNAGYCAAKHGVRGLARVVREETKDEGLRVTTVLPGATYTPTWDGVDLPKERFMPPEDVAQSVVDAYHLSDRTVLEELILRPQEGDV, from the coding sequence ATGGTTGTCGTAGTGACGGGCGCAAGCCAGGGCATCGGGCAGGCCATTGCCGAAGCGTTCGCCAAACGGGACGAGGCAAAGGTTGCCCTGGTAGCCCGAACGAAATCAAAGCTGGAGGCGGTCGCCACCAACTGTCGGGCGCACGGCGGGGACGCGATGGTCCTCCCCACCGACGTGACGGACGAGGACGCCGTTGCTGAAATGGCCGACATGGTGCAGGCCGAATGGGGGACGCCGAACGTGCTCATGAACAACGCCGGCCTGTTCACCTACGCCCCACTCGACGAGTTGACTCTCGACGGCTTCCGGGAGCAGCTCGACGTCAACCTGACAGGCACATTTGCTGTGACTGAGGCCTTTCTTCCTGATATGCGGTCCCGTGGCGAGGGGCATCTGTTCTACATGGGCTCGGTGGCCTCCGTACAGGCCTATCCTGGCAATGCCGGCTACTGCGCCGCGAAGCACGGCGTGCGGGGCCTGGCACGGGTCGTTCGCGAAGAAACGAAGGACGAGGGGCTGCGCGTAACGACCGTACTTCCGGGCGCGACCTACACCCCTACCTGGGACGGAGTCGACCTTCCCAAAGAGCGGTTTATGCCCCCCGAAGACGTAGCGCAGTCCGTAGTGGACGCCTACCACCTCTCCGACCGCACCGTGCTGGAGGAGTTGATCCTACGCCCTCAGGAAGGCGATGTGTAG
- the folE gene encoding GTP cyclohydrolase I FolE, giving the protein MAEKKIASDELRENGTPVGGPPKLYERRDVYDEATTEALSDHVSSMLDILGEDPSRDGLKDTPERVARAYQFLMHGYALNPKEILQQALFEEAYDEMILVKDIEVYSLCEHHMLPFFGKAHVAYIPDGKIVGLSKIPRTVDVFARRLQVQERLTLQIRDAIDEVLDPLGTAVVIEAKHLCMMMRGAEKQNSMTTTSSVSGEFDEHATRAEFMRLIHATE; this is encoded by the coding sequence ATGGCCGAGAAGAAAATTGCCTCCGACGAACTCCGCGAAAATGGCACGCCTGTAGGCGGTCCCCCCAAACTCTACGAGCGGCGGGACGTCTACGACGAGGCCACCACAGAGGCCTTGTCCGATCACGTCTCGTCGATGCTCGACATTTTGGGCGAGGATCCCTCCCGCGACGGCCTGAAGGACACGCCGGAGCGCGTGGCGCGGGCCTACCAGTTTCTGATGCATGGCTATGCCCTGAACCCCAAGGAGATTCTCCAACAGGCCCTCTTTGAAGAGGCCTACGATGAAATGATCCTGGTGAAGGACATTGAGGTGTACTCGCTCTGCGAGCACCACATGCTTCCCTTCTTCGGCAAGGCTCATGTGGCCTACATTCCGGACGGCAAAATTGTGGGGCTCAGCAAGATTCCGCGTACGGTGGACGTGTTTGCACGGCGCCTTCAGGTCCAGGAGCGTCTCACCCTTCAGATTCGCGATGCCATCGACGAGGTCCTCGATCCACTCGGCACGGCTGTCGTGATTGAAGCCAAGCACCTGTGCATGATGATGCGCGGGGCCGAAAAACAAAACTCAATGACCACCACAAGCTCCGTAAGCGGCGAATTCGACGAGCACGCCACTCGCGCTGAATTCATGCGGTTGATCCACGCCACAGAGTAG
- a CDS encoding 6-carboxytetrahydropterin synthase, giving the protein MSTVYVTRKVHFNAAHRLHNPEKSDEWNEETFGKCSNPNWHGHNFELEVTVAGTPDPETGYVVDLGALKDILHERVVDKVDHKNLNLEVDFMDGVIPSTENFAIAIWNQLEDALPSGRLHAIRLYETPRNFVEYRGE; this is encoded by the coding sequence ATGTCCACCGTGTACGTCACCCGAAAGGTGCACTTTAACGCCGCCCACCGACTTCATAACCCAGAGAAGTCCGACGAATGGAATGAAGAGACGTTTGGCAAGTGCAGCAACCCCAACTGGCACGGACACAACTTCGAGCTCGAAGTGACGGTGGCAGGGACCCCCGATCCGGAGACCGGCTACGTGGTGGACCTTGGAGCTTTAAAGGACATCCTGCACGAGCGCGTGGTGGACAAGGTGGACCACAAAAACCTAAACCTGGAAGTTGACTTCATGGATGGTGTCATTCCGTCAACCGAAAATTTTGCCATCGCCATCTGGAACCAGCTGGAGGACGCCTTGCCATCGGGTCGACTGCACGCCATTCGGCTCTACGAAACGCCCCGCAACTTCGTTGAATACCGCGGCGAGTAG
- a CDS encoding histidine triad nucleotide-binding protein translates to MSEKTMFQKIIDREVDADIVHEDDRCVAFRDINPQAPTHILIVPRKPIPSLDDLEPEDETLVGHLFVVAREIAQEEGLRDGYRTVINCGDDGGQSVYHLHLHLLGGRRLEWPPG, encoded by the coding sequence ATGTCCGAGAAAACGATGTTTCAGAAGATCATCGACCGTGAGGTGGATGCCGACATCGTCCACGAGGACGACCGGTGCGTGGCGTTTCGAGACATCAATCCGCAGGCGCCTACGCACATTCTCATCGTGCCGCGGAAGCCCATTCCGTCCCTCGACGACCTAGAACCGGAGGACGAGACGCTCGTCGGGCACCTGTTCGTGGTGGCGCGAGAGATCGCGCAGGAGGAGGGGCTTCGCGACGGCTACCGCACGGTGATCAATTGTGGCGACGACGGCGGCCAATCGGTCTATCATCTCCATCTCCACCTCCTCGGGGGACGTCGCCTGGAGTGGCCGCCCGGATGA
- the coaE gene encoding dephospho-CoA kinase (Dephospho-CoA kinase (CoaE) performs the final step in coenzyme A biosynthesis.) codes for MKTLGVTGGIGSGKTTVCGFLEEQGARVFYADIEAKRLMQEDEAVQSAIVDEFGPTTYREDGSLDREYLAERVFGHPDRLDRLNAIVHPRVFEAFSAAEERAADEGIDLLVHEAALLFEAGGDAHVDVTAAVVAPDADRVARVAERDDVTPDQVRDRMGHQLPQEELRRRADHVIVNDGSLNELRQKSVDLYWTVLDA; via the coding sequence GTGAAGACTTTGGGCGTTACCGGCGGCATCGGCAGCGGGAAAACTACCGTTTGCGGCTTTCTGGAGGAGCAGGGAGCCCGCGTCTTTTATGCCGACATCGAGGCCAAGCGACTCATGCAGGAGGATGAGGCCGTTCAGTCGGCCATTGTCGACGAGTTCGGGCCCACGACGTACCGGGAAGATGGATCGCTGGATCGGGAGTACCTGGCCGAGCGCGTGTTCGGTCACCCCGATCGGTTGGATCGATTGAACGCGATTGTTCATCCGCGCGTTTTTGAGGCGTTTTCGGCGGCCGAGGAGCGGGCCGCCGATGAGGGGATTGATCTGCTCGTACACGAAGCGGCGCTGCTTTTTGAGGCCGGAGGGGATGCGCATGTGGATGTGACGGCGGCGGTCGTGGCGCCGGACGCGGATCGGGTTGCCCGGGTGGCTGAGCGCGACGATGTGACGCCCGATCAGGTGCGAGATCGCATGGGCCATCAACTACCGCAGGAAGAGCTTCGCCGACGGGCCGACCACGTGATCGTGAATGACGGCTCACTCAATGAGCTTCGGCAGAAGAGCGTAGACCTGTACTGGACTGTGTTGGATGCGTAG